In Solanum pennellii chromosome 3, SPENNV200, a single window of DNA contains:
- the LOC107013222 gene encoding uncharacterized protein LOC107013222, with translation MSETNAKNRKKMMNPHTTGKKSFALVRNKLEKDKETVSSKDLFVVTRTRKPGRLYKSSNEDTTSKIQMQERMQKMEKQMEEQKKIVRQEVIADVIAQLKHAGLIDPNILAALSTPSPRESTSVQGAKQGDEIEERDESSSEDLTWELKYILM, from the exons ATGTCTGAAACAAATGCAAAGAATcgaaaaaaaatgatgaatccACACACTACTGGCAAAAAGAGTTTCGCTTTAGTTCGTAATAAGTTG GAGAAAGATAAGGAGACAGTATCATCTAAGGATCTCTTTGTGGTTACAAGAACAAGAAAACCTGGTCGTTTGTACAAGTCCTCAAATGAAGATACTACTAGTAAAATT CAAATGCAAGAGAGGATGCAGAAAATGGAGAAACAGATGGaggaacaaaagaaaattgtgcGACAAGAAGTTATTGCAGATGTTATTGCACAACTTAAGCATGCAGGATTAATTGATCCTAACATATTGGCAGCATTGTCGACTCCTTCACCAAGAGAATCTACTTCTGTTCAAGGGGCTAAACAAG GTGATGAAATCGAAGAAAGGGATGAAAGCAGTAGTGAAGACTTGACATGGGAGCTGAAGTATATATTGATGTAA